Below is a genomic region from Flammeovirgaceae bacterium SG7u.111.
TAAAGTCACCTCTATCTTTCCTTCCTCTAGTTGCTTGGCTGTTGCTTTCAAAGGAGCTTTTTTGAGGCTGTTCAAACCATTGTATTCTCCATTCTTATTAGGTACCCAGTAGAAGTTTTCAGTCAATACGTTTTGTTCCATATCAAGCAATTGGAAGTTTATGAAAGCCCCGTTTTCTTTTGCTTGTTTTTCCAAAAACTTTTTCACTGACAAGAATTTCTTTGTAGAAGTTGGTTCAATTCCTACAATCACTTGGGTGAAGCGTTTTTTGTTTCCTTCCATGTCAATGGTCTCGACTTTCAGCATCATGTTGGGATAAGTCTCAAACGTATTGTTTACGGCCATCACCATTCCATCGGTAGGGTTGTACATCACATGCAACGGTTCGCTGCCCTTTCTTAATCCATAAAGACATGCATTTGGGTCGAGGTAATAGTCGTACATCTGCCCGCGGAGCGAAGTCCAAGGGTTTTGAGTTTTCCAAATGATCGTGCCGGTGTACCAGTCCCACATATGTGAGCTGAATCCTTCCATAAGGGCTCGGTACTGATCGTAGTTTACAAGTTGTGCCTTTTCTCCAAAATCTTCTGCATCTTTTGCATCGCCATAAGGGCGCACGTGGTATTCGTAGCCAATGTATTTGTGGTAAGCCCAAACCGAATCTACTATCGAATCATTGAAGGTAGGGGGAACTAGGTTTGCCTCAGGGATAAATCTTCTCAAGGATTGGATATCTCCCACGCCCACTGAGCCTACTTCTGAGTTGAACGGCCAGGTTTGGTGGTCCCAGAAAAGTGATTTGTCTTGGATGGTATATGGACCATCGCCATTGCCGCCGATGGTATTGAGGGACATGCTGTCCGAATTGGAATATTCGATGAACCAGCGTGTACCATCTTCTTCTGGCAAGATTTTATCTTGAAGAGCTGATAAAATATCCACAGGAGGGGTGGCTTCGTTGCCACCGCAGTAGATGGCCAGCGAAGGATAATTTCGGATCATTTTGACCATATCCCGCGCCGATTCGAGGAATAAGTTGTGGTCATCTGGGTATTTTCTTCGTGTCCATTGATCTTCCAATTTCATAGGATCGACCCACTTTCCGTTGCAGTCGCCTGAAATCCAAAAATCTTGGATGACCAAAATACCGTATTTGTCGCAGGCCTCGTAAAACTCAGGTCTTTCCGTAAGCGCACCGCCCCAGATCCGGATGAGGTTGAGGTTCATATCGCGGTGAAAGCGGATTTCCGCATCGTACCTTTCTGGGGTAAACCTGAGCATGGCATCGGAAATAATCCAGTTTCCTCCTTTGATGAAAATCTTCTGGCCATTGACCATTAC
It encodes:
- a CDS encoding glycoside hydrolase family 2 TIM barrel-domain containing protein; translated protein: MTLKNFTIRTLHLLLAFIPLFSQAQNIIELNSGWACAPIGEVEASSGEMISKTSYNTANWMTATVPGTVLTTLLNNGKVPDPFYGMNNEKILDIYDTGRDHYTYWFVNDFETSAKGSEQVWLRFRGINYSCDVFVNGEKVNTKLHEGMFLRQNYNITPFLSKNGKNRLAVIVYPPDPVGNPNGGQGGDGTIAKNVSHQYVAGWDWIQPIRDRNTGIWDKVFIEKTGSVNIKNPHIITSVPGKRNPNKQQQAPATLKVATELQNPTNKDVEGTLHYELDGKTISLPVTIKAHQTTKVQLPDFTIENPKLWWPNMYGSQDLYNIELAFTDKKNSVSDKEAVQFGVREITRQWNDRTRSMQVMVNGQKIFIKGGNWIISDAMLRFTPERYDAEIRFHRDMNLNLIRIWGGALTERPEFYEACDKYGILVIQDFWISGDCNGKWVDPMKLEDQWTRRKYPDDHNLFLESARDMVKMIRNYPSLAIYCGGNEATPPVDILSALQDKILPEEDGTRWFIEYSNSDSMSLNTIGGNGDGPYTIQDKSLFWDHQTWPFNSEVGSVGVGDIQSLRRFIPEANLVPPTFNDSIVDSVWAYHKYIGYEYHVRPYGDAKDAEDFGEKAQLVNYDQYRALMEGFSSHMWDWYTGTIIWKTQNPWTSLRGQMYDYYLDPNACLYGLRKGSEPLHVMYNPTDGMVMAVNNTFETYPNMMLKVETIDMEGNKKRFTQVIVGIEPTSTKKFLSVKKFLEKQAKENGAFINFQLLDMEQNVLTENFYWVPNKNGEYNGLNSLKKAPLKATAKQLEEGKIEVTLTNSENSPVAFFNRISIVDKNTGKRMLPVFYDDNYVSVIGENTKKVIVEFDPEKFDSTSLKVSVKGWNVPLQLIDIQ